One Planctomicrobium piriforme DNA segment encodes these proteins:
- a CDS encoding MMPL family transporter, producing the protein MFFEWLGHFVSRAWWAILLAWIALLVTLQYVAPEVNEVTKAGEFNFLPSDSPTRLGESLLLRSFPNDVLGSSVVVVISRTDGKPFDDADNSFIEDDLKPRLQSLMPVDKQDKEVAENSAEQAEEKAKADDHPHETYPEIIRVRTPGSREIGKLLMSDDKQSALVIVDTSLDLMDYAIPKPVGAVEDVVAGLKKEGKIPADLKISFSGAAVAGRDICVAQERSAHSIERWTLVLIVVLLLIVYRAPLPVLVPLITLVIAIKVAMRLLAYAAKQEWIGMFEGIEVYTVVVAYGAGVDFSMFLTSRFHEEIQRHNSVSEALTRTIRGVGPAVLAAAGTVIFGIGMMTFATFGKFHQAGISISFSLFVILCAAMTLTPSILRLMGRYTFWPEMPEHGVEFRTQEVGLFSRIVRRATFHEESHVFWERLASFITRYPVRSWLITVLIMFPWAIVGWWCYDHVSYGLIASLRSSAPSVQGTADISQHFSAGLTGPVTLVIEQPEIDFSSSAGQALVQELSDKLKEQAKVLNISDVRSVVAPLGFYHKLDEAPAGGTALSRILRRNAQRTSTRDYYVGEKNDSGSHATRLDIILNGDPFARESITKLNELEAAIRKDLPEPLRIGKFYLIGSTASIRDLEVIAGVDRVRINFLVTSAVFLVLMVLIRSLPDSVYLMATVIFSFLCTLGVSYVLFYALDPVNFVGLDWTVPTFLFTILVAVGQDYNIFLVTRIHEEREHHGPLGSVRHAVVQTAAIITSCGLIMAGTFSAMIVGGELARMTQLGFALAFGVLLDTMVVRPVLVPAYFAWRARREQNRHRDEAHPPMPEA; encoded by the coding sequence ATGTTTTTTGAATGGCTTGGACATTTCGTTTCGCGGGCCTGGTGGGCCATTCTCCTGGCCTGGATTGCGCTGCTCGTCACACTGCAATATGTCGCCCCGGAAGTAAACGAAGTCACAAAGGCGGGCGAGTTCAATTTTCTGCCAAGCGATTCACCGACGAGACTGGGTGAGAGCCTGTTGCTGCGGTCGTTTCCAAATGACGTGCTGGGCAGCAGCGTCGTGGTGGTCATTTCGCGGACCGACGGCAAGCCGTTCGATGATGCCGACAACTCTTTTATCGAAGATGATCTGAAGCCCCGCCTGCAAAGCCTGATGCCGGTTGACAAGCAGGATAAGGAAGTTGCAGAGAACTCTGCAGAACAGGCCGAGGAGAAAGCTAAGGCGGACGATCACCCGCACGAAACCTATCCGGAAATCATTCGGGTGCGGACGCCGGGAAGTCGCGAGATCGGCAAACTGCTGATGAGCGATGACAAGCAATCGGCGCTGGTGATTGTGGACACCTCGCTCGACTTAATGGACTATGCCATTCCGAAGCCTGTGGGTGCGGTTGAGGATGTGGTGGCGGGTCTGAAGAAGGAAGGGAAGATTCCCGCCGACCTCAAGATTTCATTCAGCGGCGCCGCCGTGGCAGGACGCGATATCTGCGTTGCACAAGAGCGAAGCGCACATTCGATCGAACGCTGGACGCTGGTGCTGATCGTGGTGCTGCTGCTGATTGTCTATCGGGCGCCGCTGCCCGTTCTGGTGCCGCTGATCACGCTGGTGATTGCCATCAAAGTGGCGATGCGGCTGTTGGCCTACGCGGCCAAGCAGGAATGGATCGGTATGTTTGAAGGGATCGAGGTCTACACGGTCGTCGTTGCGTACGGCGCCGGCGTGGACTTTTCGATGTTCCTCACGTCGCGCTTTCACGAAGAGATTCAACGGCACAACTCGGTGTCTGAGGCGCTCACCCGCACGATTCGCGGGGTGGGGCCAGCGGTTCTGGCGGCGGCCGGCACGGTGATCTTCGGGATCGGGATGATGACCTTTGCCACGTTCGGCAAGTTTCATCAGGCCGGCATCAGCATCTCGTTCAGCCTGTTTGTGATTCTGTGTGCCGCGATGACGCTGACGCCGTCGATCCTGCGATTGATGGGGCGATATACGTTCTGGCCTGAGATGCCCGAGCATGGCGTCGAGTTCCGGACGCAGGAAGTGGGGCTGTTCAGCCGCATCGTGCGCCGGGCGACGTTTCACGAAGAATCGCATGTGTTCTGGGAACGTCTGGCATCATTCATTACCCGGTACCCAGTCCGTTCGTGGCTGATTACCGTGCTGATTATGTTTCCCTGGGCGATCGTCGGCTGGTGGTGCTACGACCATGTCAGCTATGGACTGATTGCGTCACTGCGGAGTAGCGCCCCGAGCGTGCAGGGAACGGCAGATATATCGCAGCACTTCTCGGCCGGATTAACTGGTCCGGTAACGCTTGTGATCGAACAGCCGGAGATCGACTTCAGCAGCAGTGCAGGACAAGCACTGGTGCAGGAACTTTCCGACAAGCTGAAGGAACAGGCCAAAGTACTCAATATCTCGGATGTTCGCAGTGTCGTGGCGCCGCTGGGGTTCTATCACAAGCTGGATGAAGCACCCGCCGGGGGAACGGCGTTGAGCCGGATTCTGCGAAGGAACGCTCAGCGCACCAGTACCCGCGACTACTACGTGGGAGAGAAGAATGATTCCGGCTCGCATGCGACGCGGCTGGATATCATTCTCAACGGTGACCCGTTTGCCCGAGAAAGCATCACGAAGCTGAATGAGCTGGAAGCGGCAATCCGCAAGGATCTGCCGGAGCCGCTGCGAATCGGCAAGTTCTATCTCATTGGCTCAACCGCCAGCATCCGCGACCTGGAAGTGATTGCAGGCGTGGACCGGGTGCGGATCAACTTTCTCGTTACCTCGGCGGTGTTCCTGGTGCTGATGGTTCTGATTCGCAGCCTGCCGGACAGCGTGTATCTGATGGCGACCGTGATCTTCAGCTTCCTGTGTACGCTGGGGGTCTCGTATGTGCTGTTTTATGCCCTGGATCCGGTGAACTTCGTCGGCCTCGACTGGACGGTGCCGACGTTCCTGTTCACGATTCTGGTGGCAGTGGGACAGGACTACAACATCTTCCTGGTCACCCGCATTCATGAAGAACGGGAACACCACGGGCCGCTCGGCAGCGTGCGGCATGCGGTGGTGCAGACGGCGGCGATCATCACCAGTTGCGGCCTCATCATGGCTGGCACGTTCTCGGCGATGATCGTCGGTGGAGAGCTGGCGCGGATGACACAGCTCGGCTTTGCCCTGGCGTTCGGCGTGCTGCTCGACACGATGGTGGTGCGGCCGGTGCTGGTGCCTGCGTACTTTGCCTGGCGGGCCCGACGCGAGCAGAATCGTCATCGGGATGAAGCGCATCCGCCGATGCCGGAAGCGTGA
- a CDS encoding PAS domain-containing protein, whose product MHHAADINTALESTLDAAIEMLGADMGNIQILVPGTSRFRVAAHRGFSDENLEHFREVTEANGTACGRAVRARQRVIIPDVELDAAYSTLRTAAAAAGYRGVQATPLISRRGDLLGILSTHFRQPHCPTESQLRMLDLYAQQAVDAMEAGRIARTALRGERQLRFLDELNEATRSLEDPREILCVTTGRLGRALEVESCFYAEISIPDETLSIRDEWSTRPERHVGEYPLRALGAQTLHQLESAQTAIVDHVQPQANAGSAAGEQFLTPGAKAFLACPVLKGGRLAGLMAVQQSTSRNWQPDEIALLEQVVERSWAHLERVRVARELRESEERYRTFLTTIPAAVWTTDADGFMTRQNDSWSAYTGQTRDQYRGWGWIEAIHPEDRAAVDVIWRECVAQHHSYSTEYRLRRKDGQFRRVAARGAPVVSSDGTVREWVGICDDIHAQRQSESRNLFLVALDDAVRSLVDPQEITQTAARMLAQHLGASRCAYADVEADQDTFNLVGDYNEGVESIVGRYRFTDFGETCLTQMRNGQPFVSNDTFHDDCCLDARPAFKQAQIAAVICVPLQKGGQLTAAVAVHQATPRDWQADEIELVQQVSARCWESIERARITRELRQNEYRLRLAQRAGRIGSFEWLIPEGRMIWSDELAVLYGITPEEFGGTFEEWATRCVPEDVQRVNQEIAESLAAQETEITYEFRCIQPDGTQRWLRGQAMFLYDSAGQPRKMIGVNLDVNEQKRSADALLDADRRKDEFLATLAHELRNPLAPIRNAVEILQLGQNDPAAVREYQNAIDRQVQQMVRLVDDLLDVSRITRGKLELRKTAVELGAVLRSAIETSQPVIAASEHRLVAAIPEQPVWLEADHTRLAQVFSNLLNNAAKYSEPGREIRISTVQNGDYVEVQVTDQGIGIPVEMLDQIFEPFTQVDRSIRRSQGGLGIGLTLVKRLVELHGGQVHVRSGDGDGTTFSVRLPVPPGIQKQTVGGISVAGSPLPQRRILVVDDTPAALYMVAKLLEKLGQTVFTAGSAAEALERVVESQPDIVISDIGMPLMDGYQFAEALRKQPGLQQPWLVALTGYGQESDRIKATSAGFNQHLVKPVSLKALIEVLTQHPQAADPTTNSSSMAQ is encoded by the coding sequence GTGCATCACGCTGCTGACATTAATACCGCTCTGGAATCCACTCTCGATGCCGCGATCGAAATGCTCGGCGCGGACATGGGGAACATCCAGATTCTCGTCCCCGGCACCAGCCGGTTTCGCGTCGCCGCGCACCGTGGTTTCAGCGATGAAAACCTCGAACACTTCCGCGAAGTGACCGAAGCAAACGGCACCGCCTGCGGCCGCGCCGTTCGCGCACGCCAACGGGTCATCATTCCAGACGTCGAACTCGATGCCGCCTATTCCACACTCCGCACCGCAGCCGCGGCCGCCGGCTATCGCGGAGTCCAGGCGACCCCCTTGATCAGCCGCCGGGGCGATCTCCTCGGCATCCTCTCCACGCACTTCCGTCAGCCGCATTGCCCGACGGAATCGCAATTGCGAATGCTCGACCTCTACGCCCAACAGGCGGTCGACGCCATGGAAGCGGGCCGCATCGCCCGCACCGCCCTCCGCGGCGAACGACAACTCCGCTTCCTCGACGAACTCAACGAAGCCACTCGTTCGCTGGAAGATCCTCGCGAAATCCTCTGCGTCACCACGGGGCGACTCGGCCGCGCACTCGAAGTTGAAAGCTGCTTCTACGCGGAAATCTCAATTCCCGACGAAACCCTCAGCATTCGCGATGAATGGTCGACTCGGCCCGAACGACACGTCGGCGAGTACCCGTTACGGGCACTGGGCGCTCAGACGCTCCATCAACTGGAATCGGCGCAGACGGCGATTGTCGACCATGTGCAGCCGCAGGCGAACGCCGGCAGCGCTGCCGGCGAGCAGTTCCTGACGCCTGGGGCAAAAGCGTTTCTCGCCTGCCCGGTCCTCAAAGGGGGACGCCTGGCAGGCCTCATGGCAGTCCAGCAGTCGACGTCTCGCAACTGGCAGCCGGACGAAATCGCACTCCTCGAACAGGTGGTCGAACGCTCCTGGGCACACCTCGAACGAGTTCGGGTCGCTCGCGAACTCCGCGAGAGCGAAGAACGCTACCGTACCTTTCTCACCACCATACCCGCCGCAGTCTGGACCACGGATGCCGACGGGTTCATGACCCGACAGAACGACTCCTGGTCGGCCTACACCGGACAGACGCGGGACCAATACCGCGGCTGGGGCTGGATCGAAGCCATTCACCCTGAAGACCGCGCTGCGGTCGATGTGATCTGGCGCGAGTGCGTGGCGCAGCACCACAGTTACTCGACCGAATACCGCCTTCGTCGCAAGGACGGTCAATTTCGCCGCGTCGCTGCCCGAGGCGCGCCCGTCGTCTCCAGCGATGGCACGGTGCGCGAGTGGGTCGGCATCTGCGACGATATCCACGCGCAGCGGCAATCCGAATCCCGCAACCTTTTTCTGGTCGCTCTGGACGACGCCGTTCGCTCACTGGTCGACCCTCAGGAGATCACCCAGACTGCTGCCAGGATGCTCGCGCAGCATCTGGGCGCCAGTCGCTGTGCGTACGCCGACGTCGAAGCGGATCAGGACACCTTCAATCTGGTCGGCGATTACAACGAGGGGGTTGAAAGCATCGTTGGCCGCTACCGCTTCACCGACTTTGGCGAAACCTGCCTGACGCAGATGCGCAACGGGCAGCCATTCGTCTCGAATGACACGTTCCATGATGATTGCTGCCTCGATGCCCGCCCGGCATTCAAACAGGCACAAATTGCTGCAGTCATCTGTGTCCCGCTGCAAAAGGGGGGGCAACTGACCGCGGCGGTGGCCGTGCATCAGGCCACTCCTCGGGATTGGCAAGCCGATGAGATCGAACTCGTCCAACAAGTGAGCGCCCGCTGCTGGGAATCGATCGAACGCGCCCGCATCACCCGCGAGCTGCGGCAGAACGAATATCGCCTCCGCCTGGCGCAGCGCGCCGGCCGCATCGGCAGCTTCGAATGGCTCATTCCCGAAGGCCGCATGATCTGGTCCGATGAACTGGCCGTCCTTTACGGCATCACTCCGGAAGAGTTTGGCGGCACGTTCGAGGAATGGGCCACACGCTGCGTCCCGGAGGACGTGCAACGGGTCAATCAGGAGATCGCCGAGTCCCTCGCAGCTCAAGAGACGGAAATCACCTACGAGTTCCGCTGCATTCAGCCCGACGGCACGCAGCGCTGGCTCCGCGGCCAGGCGATGTTCCTCTACGACAGTGCCGGCCAACCGCGCAAAATGATCGGCGTTAATCTCGACGTCAACGAGCAGAAACGGTCTGCCGACGCCCTGCTCGACGCCGATCGCCGCAAGGACGAGTTCCTCGCGACGCTGGCTCATGAACTCCGCAACCCGCTGGCCCCGATTCGCAACGCCGTCGAGATCCTGCAACTGGGCCAGAATGATCCCGCCGCCGTGCGAGAATATCAGAACGCGATTGACCGCCAGGTGCAGCAGATGGTCCGGCTCGTCGACGACCTGCTCGACGTCTCCCGCATCACCCGCGGCAAACTGGAGCTTCGCAAAACGGCCGTGGAACTCGGCGCGGTCCTCCGCAGTGCCATCGAAACCAGCCAGCCCGTCATCGCGGCCAGCGAGCATCGACTCGTCGCCGCGATTCCGGAACAGCCGGTCTGGCTGGAAGCCGATCACACCCGGCTCGCACAGGTGTTTTCAAACCTGCTCAACAACGCCGCTAAATACAGCGAACCAGGCCGCGAAATCCGCATCTCCACCGTGCAGAACGGCGACTACGTCGAAGTGCAGGTGACCGACCAGGGCATCGGCATTCCAGTCGAGATGCTCGACCAGATCTTCGAACCATTCACTCAGGTGGACCGTTCCATCCGCCGCTCTCAGGGTGGGCTGGGAATCGGGCTGACGCTCGTCAAACGTCTGGTGGAGCTGCACGGCGGCCAGGTGCATGTCCGCAGCGGCGACGGCGACGGGACAACATTCTCAGTCCGACTTCCTGTTCCACCCGGTATTCAAAAGCAAACGGTCGGAGGTATTTCTGTGGCTGGCTCTCCCCTTCCGCAGCGCCGTATTCTCGTCGTCGACGACACTCCGGCGGCACTCTACATGGTGGCCAAGCTGCTCGAAAAACTGGGGCAAACCGTCTTCACCGCCGGCAGCGCGGCCGAAGCCCTCGAACGAGTTGTCGAGTCTCAGCCTGACATTGTGATTTCAGATATCGGTATGCCGCTGATGGACGGCTATCAGTTCGCCGAAGCACTCAGAAAACAGCCCGGCCTGCAACAGCCGTGGCTCGTCGCTCTCACCGGTTACGGCCAGGAAAGCGACCGCATCAAAGCAACCTCCGCAGGCTTCAATCAGCATCTCGTCAAGCCAGTGAGCCTGAAGGCTCTGATCGAAGTGCTGACACAACACCCCCAGGCCGCCGATCCCACGACCAACTCTTCCTCAATGGCCCAATGA
- a CDS encoding tRNA dihydrouridine synthase, producing the protein MSFSVTSELKPAFDGFKIGGIELGSPFVQAALSGYSDWAMRALARRFGASYTIAEVMLDRFVNEVRGTGKTGHYLRVEEGDHPVGAQLMGADPATFGPAAQRLVQAGFDVIDVNFGCPVRTAMGGCRGGYHLSQPEVAIEIVSRVRAAVPDRIPVTVKMRRGIDDTPESRDRFFEILDGAFAAGVSGITVHGRTVEQKYRGPSRWSFLKEVKQHVGSRTILGSGDLFSPEACVAMLQQTGVDGVTIARGAIGNPWIFEQATRLWRGEPVGNPPSTFEQRSVLQEHRALIDETYGAGRSLGVIRKFGFKYARLHPEGVDVRAAMGGVRNENDWKHLLQRFYAEDRPGCWPEVDETQTEECGV; encoded by the coding sequence ATGAGCTTTTCTGTAACGAGTGAACTGAAGCCCGCTTTTGACGGGTTCAAGATCGGCGGGATCGAGCTGGGGTCTCCGTTTGTGCAGGCAGCGCTCAGCGGGTATAGCGACTGGGCGATGCGGGCACTCGCGCGGAGGTTTGGGGCGAGCTACACCATCGCTGAAGTGATGCTCGATCGGTTTGTCAACGAAGTGCGTGGGACCGGCAAGACGGGGCACTACCTGCGAGTTGAGGAAGGAGATCATCCGGTTGGTGCACAGTTGATGGGTGCGGACCCGGCGACGTTTGGGCCGGCGGCGCAGCGGCTAGTGCAGGCGGGCTTTGACGTCATCGATGTCAATTTCGGGTGTCCGGTACGGACGGCCATGGGAGGCTGCCGAGGGGGCTATCATCTCAGCCAGCCGGAAGTCGCGATCGAGATTGTGTCACGAGTTCGCGCTGCCGTGCCGGATCGAATTCCGGTGACGGTCAAGATGCGACGGGGAATCGATGACACGCCCGAGAGCCGCGACCGGTTCTTCGAAATCCTCGACGGCGCCTTCGCGGCGGGAGTGAGCGGCATCACGGTGCATGGCCGGACGGTCGAGCAGAAATACCGCGGTCCCAGCCGATGGTCGTTCTTGAAAGAGGTGAAACAGCACGTCGGCTCGAGGACGATTCTTGGCAGCGGAGACCTGTTTTCTCCGGAAGCCTGCGTGGCGATGCTTCAGCAAACCGGAGTGGACGGTGTGACGATCGCCAGGGGTGCGATCGGGAATCCCTGGATTTTTGAACAGGCGACTCGATTGTGGCGGGGCGAGCCGGTCGGGAATCCTCCCTCGACGTTCGAACAACGCTCCGTACTGCAAGAACACCGGGCTCTGATCGACGAGACGTACGGAGCAGGCCGGTCGCTGGGGGTGATTCGCAAATTCGGCTTCAAGTATGCCCGGCTGCACCCCGAGGGGGTGGACGTGCGGGCGGCAATGGGGGGCGTGCGGAACGAAAACGACTGGAAGCATTTGCTCCAGAGGTTTTACGCAGAGGACCGCCCCGGCTGCTGGCCTGAGGTGGACGAGACGCAGACGGAAGAATGCGGCGTCTGA
- the galT gene encoding galactose-1-phosphate uridylyltransferase has product MSTSRTKQELRKDPIVGRWVIIAPERLSRPQTLLNDDAISCDSFDPFLAGNEDATTPEILAYRDGGVANGPGWRVRVIPNKFPAVRIEGALDKRGDGIYDKMNAIGAHEVIVECPHRETNMSRLSVENIREVLWVYRDRLVDLKRDHRLVHGLIFKNKGTRAGASLDHSHSQLIVTPIIPIAIQEELDGAREFYDYRGRCIFEDMIQQELATEQRIVLETEHFVVFCPYASRFPFETWILPRHHSSHYENITKPMIEDLGTVMKTVLSKLEIGLDDPPYNFVLHSAPFASQDLPHYLWHIEIFPRLSRVAGFEWGSGFYINPVAPEEAAKFLRETEIED; this is encoded by the coding sequence ATGTCCACTTCGCGTACGAAGCAGGAACTTCGCAAAGACCCCATCGTCGGCCGCTGGGTCATCATCGCTCCCGAACGGCTCAGCCGTCCGCAGACGCTGCTGAACGACGACGCCATCTCTTGCGATTCGTTCGACCCGTTCCTCGCCGGCAATGAAGACGCCACCACGCCCGAAATTCTGGCCTACCGCGACGGCGGCGTCGCCAACGGCCCCGGCTGGCGCGTACGGGTCATCCCCAACAAGTTTCCCGCCGTCCGCATCGAAGGGGCGCTCGACAAGCGCGGGGACGGCATTTACGACAAAATGAACGCCATCGGCGCGCATGAAGTCATCGTCGAATGCCCGCATCGCGAAACGAACATGTCGCGACTGTCGGTCGAGAACATCCGCGAAGTACTCTGGGTGTACCGCGACCGTCTGGTCGACCTGAAGCGCGATCACCGCCTCGTGCATGGGCTGATCTTCAAGAACAAAGGCACTCGAGCCGGGGCCTCGCTCGATCACAGCCATTCCCAGTTGATCGTCACGCCGATCATTCCGATTGCGATTCAGGAAGAACTCGACGGAGCCCGCGAGTTCTACGACTACCGCGGCCGCTGCATCTTCGAAGACATGATTCAGCAGGAACTCGCGACCGAGCAGCGGATCGTGCTGGAAACCGAGCACTTCGTCGTCTTCTGCCCGTACGCCAGCCGTTTTCCGTTCGAAACCTGGATTCTCCCCCGGCATCACTCCAGCCATTACGAAAACATCACCAAGCCGATGATCGAAGATCTCGGCACTGTAATGAAGACGGTGCTGTCGAAGCTGGAAATCGGCCTCGACGACCCTCCATACAACTTCGTGCTGCACTCGGCCCCCTTCGCCAGCCAGGATCTGCCGCACTATCTGTGGCATATCGAGATCTTCCCGCGGCTCAGCCGCGTGGCCGGCTTTGAATGGGGGAGCGGGTTCTACATCAATCCGGTCGCCCCTGAAGAAGCGGCGAAGTTTCTGCGGGAAACTGAGATCGAAGATTGA
- the aroE gene encoding shikimate dehydrogenase, with product MICVTLGRTRHKMMLAEHIALAQRGAELVELRVDWIARTPRLGELLKNRPTPTIVTCRRPDDGGRFGGQEDQRQTLLREAIAAGVEYVDLEEDLATSVRRYGKTKRIVSYHNFNETPDNLEEIHARLAKLDADIVKVVTMANSPVDNVRVLQLVKNAKIPTVGFCMGEYGVVSRILCGKFGAPFTYCTFSKERVMAPGQLPFDEMKKLYRFDEINADTAVFGVVGDPIGHSWSPLLHNSAFKRSKMNAVYLPIRVPPENFEETLKAFEALGVRGYSVTIPHKQAALEFADHADDASKEIGAANTLFKDTKGQWCAANTDLPAAMASIQIGLDAKTDKSLNGKRVLILGAGGAARAIGLGASRAGASVMIANRSKERGTKLAEELKCQFVTWANRGAHTADVIVNCTPLGMFPEMNATPYEQYWFRDGTVAFDTVYNPESTMFLKEAREHRCIGVSGIEMFIRQAAEQFKHFTGRDVSLDDLRTTLRRAISPVRVKTETGHAAPTEATSQEPSPKPNPPQAAE from the coding sequence ATGATCTGCGTCACCCTGGGAAGAACCCGCCACAAAATGATGCTGGCGGAACATATCGCGCTGGCCCAGCGCGGCGCGGAACTCGTCGAACTGCGGGTGGACTGGATCGCCCGCACGCCGCGACTCGGCGAACTGCTGAAAAATCGTCCGACGCCCACGATTGTCACCTGCCGCCGCCCTGACGATGGGGGCCGTTTCGGCGGACAGGAAGATCAAAGACAGACGCTGCTGCGAGAAGCGATTGCCGCCGGCGTCGAATACGTCGACCTGGAAGAAGACCTGGCGACATCGGTGCGTCGCTACGGCAAAACCAAGCGGATCGTGAGCTACCACAACTTCAACGAGACGCCCGACAATCTGGAAGAGATCCACGCCCGGCTCGCGAAGCTGGATGCCGACATCGTCAAAGTGGTGACGATGGCGAACTCGCCGGTCGACAACGTCCGCGTGCTGCAGCTCGTCAAGAACGCAAAAATCCCGACCGTCGGCTTCTGCATGGGAGAATACGGAGTCGTCAGCCGGATCCTGTGCGGAAAGTTTGGAGCCCCCTTCACCTATTGCACGTTCAGCAAAGAACGGGTGATGGCGCCGGGGCAGCTTCCCTTCGACGAGATGAAGAAGCTCTACCGGTTCGATGAGATCAATGCCGACACTGCCGTCTTTGGCGTCGTCGGCGATCCGATCGGCCATAGCTGGAGTCCGCTGCTGCACAACTCGGCCTTCAAACGCTCGAAAATGAATGCCGTGTATCTTCCGATTCGCGTGCCGCCGGAGAACTTCGAAGAAACGCTCAAGGCGTTCGAGGCACTCGGCGTCCGCGGCTACAGCGTTACGATTCCACACAAACAAGCCGCGCTGGAGTTCGCCGACCACGCCGACGACGCTTCGAAAGAAATTGGCGCGGCGAACACACTGTTCAAAGACACAAAAGGTCAGTGGTGTGCCGCGAATACCGATCTGCCGGCGGCCATGGCCAGCATCCAGATCGGTCTAGATGCCAAGACGGACAAGTCATTGAACGGCAAGCGGGTGCTGATTCTCGGAGCAGGCGGTGCTGCCCGTGCCATCGGACTCGGGGCGTCTCGCGCAGGGGCGAGCGTGATGATCGCCAACCGCTCGAAAGAACGGGGCACCAAACTGGCGGAGGAACTGAAATGTCAGTTCGTCACCTGGGCAAATCGCGGCGCCCATACAGCGGATGTCATTGTGAACTGCACGCCACTGGGCATGTTTCCCGAGATGAATGCCACGCCCTACGAGCAGTACTGGTTCCGGGACGGCACGGTCGCGTTCGACACCGTTTACAATCCCGAAAGCACAATGTTCCTGAAGGAAGCCCGGGAACACCGCTGCATCGGGGTGAGCGGCATCGAGATGTTCATCCGACAGGCGGCAGAGCAGTTCAAGCACTTCACCGGGCGCGATGTGTCGCTCGATGATCTGCGCACGACGCTGCGAAGGGCGATCTCCCCTGTCCGCGTCAAGACCGAAACCGGCCACGCCGCTCCGACTGAGGCAACGTCGCAGGAGCCATCACCAAAGCCCAATCCTCCTCAAGCAGCGGAATAG